A DNA window from Pithys albifrons albifrons isolate INPA30051 chromosome 7, PitAlb_v1, whole genome shotgun sequence contains the following coding sequences:
- the LOC139674216 gene encoding putative olfactory receptor 1F12P: MAVIILRNISSDLSLLFPPWTVPHLQKQEMPNSSSISQFLLLPLADTRQLQLLHLWLFLGISLAALLGNGLIISAVACDHHLHTPMHFFLLNLSLTDLGCICTTVPKAMHNSLWDTTTISYMGCAAQLFFLFFLMGTEFSLLTIMCYDRYVAICKPLHYGTLLGSRACAHMAAAAWASGFLYSLLHTANTFSLPLCQGNALSQFFCEIPQILKLSCSHSYFREIGLLLVSACLTSGCFIFIVFSYVQIFRAVLRIPSEQGRHKAFSTCLPHLAVVSLFLSTAVFAYLKPPSISSPSLDLALSVLYAVVPPVLNPLIYSLRNQELKDVLRKMMTGCCSAARACQFSSTGQHCQARQQRDAIHAQQRPRGANTGWVQGWTPRDPPGAVLAVTVKEPGPELSTESTEDKSPWQNLLAEAVLNDSRVQEVSGEENPRRSARRRLSKTRPGCSEEENPTQCPEGGRGLSRCSDPVMEQRLHSREKRYKCLECGKSFSFSSHLIRHQMIHSGEWAYTCGECGKGCSCSSELICHQRIHTGEQPYKCSECGKNFRTSSQLFSHQRTHTEERPFCCTHCRKRFKQNSHLVTHRGIHTGERPYRCGECGKSFTDSSNLTQHQRTHQ, encoded by the exons atggctgtgattattctcagaaatatctcatctgatttgtcactgttatttcctccttggacagtgccccacctccagaagcaggaaatgcccaacagcagctccatcagccagttcctcctcctgccattggcagacacgcggcagctgcagctcttgcacttgtggctcttcctgggcatctccctggctgccctcctgggcaacggcctcatcatcagcgccgtagcctgcgaccaccacctgcacacccccatgcacttcttcctgctcaacctgtccctcacagacctgggctgcatctgcaccactgtccccaaagccatgcacaactccctctgggacaccacaaccatctcctacatgggatgtgctgcacagctcttctttctattctttcttatgggaacagagttttccctcctcaccatcatgtgctacgaccgctacgttgccatctgcaaacccctgcactacgggaccctcctgggcagcagagcttgtgcccacatggcagcagctgcctgggccagtggctttctctactctctgctgcacacagctaatacattttccctgcccctgtgccagggtaaTGCCCtgagccagttcttctgtgaaatccctcagatcctcaagctctcctgctcacactcctactTCAGGGAAATTGGGCTCCTTCTGGTTAGTGCCTGTCTAACAtctggttgtttcattttcatagttttctcctatgtgcagatcttcagggctgtgctgaggatcccctctgagcagggacggcacaaagccttttccacgtgtctccctcacctggccgtggtctccctctttctcagcactgccgtgtttgcctacctgaagcctccctccatctcctccccatccctcgATCTGGCACTGTCAGTTCTTTATGCAGTGGTTCCTCCAGTACtcaaccccctcatctacagcctgaggaaccaggagctcaaggatgtCCTGAgaaaaatgatgactggatgctgctcagcagcaagagcctgccagttttcttct AcaggccagcactgccaggcccGGCAGCAGCGGGACGCCATCCATGCTCAGCAGCGTCCCCGCGGAGCCAACACGGGCTGGGTGCAAGGGTGG accccccgggacccccccggggccgtgttggccgtgacggtgaaggagccgg gccccgagctgagcacggagagcacagaggacaaatccccctggcagaacctgctggcagaggctgttttgaacgACTCCAGGGTGCAGGAAGTGAGTGGGGAGGAAAATCCACGGAGATCTGCCAGGAGGAGACTCTCCAAAACTAGACCTGGGTGCTCTGAGGAGGAAAATCCAACCCAGTGCCCCGAAGGTGGCCGTGGCTTGAGCAGGTGCTCCGACCCAGTGATGGAGCAGCGACTTCACTCAAGGGAGAAacgctacaagtgcttggaatgtgggaagagcttcagcttCAGCTCCCACCTGATCCGCCACCAAATGATCCACAGTGGGGAATGGGCCTACAcatgtggggaatgtgggaagggctgcagctgcagctctgagctgatCTGCCATCAgaggatccacactggggaacagCCCTACAAGTGTTCGGAGTGCGGAAAGAATTTTAGGACCAGCTCACAACTCTTCTcacatcagcgcacacacacagaggagaggcccttctgctgcacccaCTGCAGAAAGAGATTCAAACAAAActcccaccttgtcacccaccggggcatccacactggggagaggccctacagGTGTGgcgagtgtgggaagagcttcactgACAGCTCTAACTTGACCCAACACCAACGAACCCACCAATAA